In Chryseobacterium lactis, a single genomic region encodes these proteins:
- the thrA gene encoding bifunctional aspartate kinase/homoserine dehydrogenase I, whose amino-acid sequence MKILKFGGTSVANSQNILLVEKIIKKESLQNRIVVIVSALHGVTDQLIKAAEYAAAKDDSYVSIIKNLEEKHLQLVKELIPVLEQSSWLSFVKKHFNDIEDLYNGIFVLGELTDRTKDKITSYGEFLSSNIIAARLQYQNLDCTWMDSSQLIRTDSHFTQAKVHIDLTEKNIQQYLDIHPNQIIIGPGFIAQDEKNNITTLGRGGSDYTAALIAAAIQAEELQIWTDVSGMMTADPRLASHAKPISEILYHEAMELSHFGAKVLYPPSIQPVMTKHIDLKIKNTFDPDAHGTLVSHRLKSSENEKKQIVVGISNMSHIALLTLEGSGMVGIPGISAKLFQGLQHGNINVILITQGSSEHSITIAIHEKDRQAAEHVINASFADDISLKRISPVKIETGLSIVALVGENMKSRSGVSAKMFGCLGNNGINIRTIAQGSSERNISIVISEKDTRKAVNILHEEFFESEIKQVHLYICGTGNVGSKLIRQIYDQNQYLRENLLINLRIAGLSNSRKMLFSDQGISPEDYITWNENGHEASVHDFAQEIISRNLRNSVFIDITASSEIPKVYEGLLKRSINIVACNKIAASSDFDNYKTLKDTARNHNCNFHFETNVGAGLPVIGTINDLIKSGDKITSLEAVLSGTLNFVFNNYDGSRMFSEVVAQAQKEGYTEPDPRLDLSGTDVARKILILAREAGYSLQFDEIENVGFLPEACMLGSVDNFYEKLTEHEDHFKKLWSDAQREGKILKYVAEFKDGKAKVGLQHVSPESDLFHLYGKDNIVIFKTLRYSEQPLVVKGAGAGAEVTASGIFADIIRSV is encoded by the coding sequence ATGAAAATTTTAAAATTCGGCGGAACTTCCGTCGCCAACTCACAGAATATTTTACTGGTCGAAAAAATTATAAAAAAAGAATCTCTGCAAAATAGAATTGTAGTCATTGTATCGGCATTGCATGGTGTTACTGACCAACTGATCAAAGCGGCTGAATATGCTGCTGCTAAAGATGATTCTTATGTATCAATCATTAAAAACCTTGAAGAAAAACATCTGCAACTGGTCAAGGAACTGATCCCTGTTTTAGAACAGAGTTCATGGCTAAGCTTTGTTAAAAAGCACTTTAACGATATCGAAGATTTATACAACGGGATTTTTGTTCTGGGTGAGCTTACTGACAGAACAAAAGATAAAATTACTTCATACGGTGAATTTTTATCTTCCAACATTATCGCCGCAAGACTTCAATATCAGAATCTGGATTGTACATGGATGGATTCTTCACAGCTAATCAGAACAGACAGCCACTTTACCCAGGCGAAAGTACATATTGATCTCACTGAAAAAAATATCCAACAGTACCTGGATATTCATCCTAATCAAATTATCATTGGCCCTGGTTTCATTGCTCAGGACGAAAAAAACAATATAACCACCTTGGGAAGAGGTGGCTCGGATTATACAGCGGCTCTTATTGCTGCTGCCATTCAAGCAGAAGAACTTCAGATATGGACCGATGTAAGCGGAATGATGACTGCTGATCCACGTCTTGCATCACATGCCAAACCAATCTCAGAAATATTGTATCATGAAGCTATGGAACTGTCGCATTTTGGAGCAAAAGTTCTCTATCCGCCATCCATTCAACCCGTCATGACAAAACACATTGATCTTAAAATCAAAAATACTTTTGATCCGGATGCTCATGGGACATTGGTTTCTCATCGTCTGAAAAGTTCAGAAAATGAAAAAAAACAAATTGTGGTGGGAATTTCAAATATGAGTCATATTGCTTTACTTACTTTAGAAGGAAGTGGAATGGTGGGAATTCCCGGCATTTCTGCAAAATTGTTTCAGGGACTTCAGCATGGGAATATCAATGTGATCCTGATTACACAAGGATCTTCAGAACATTCTATTACCATTGCTATTCATGAAAAAGATAGGCAGGCTGCCGAGCATGTCATTAATGCTTCATTTGCAGATGATATCAGTTTAAAAAGAATTTCTCCCGTAAAGATTGAAACTGGACTTTCCATTGTGGCACTTGTGGGAGAAAACATGAAAAGCAGAAGCGGAGTAAGTGCTAAAATGTTTGGATGCCTGGGAAATAATGGGATCAACATCAGAACAATTGCACAGGGATCTTCCGAAAGAAATATCAGCATTGTCATCTCTGAAAAAGATACCCGAAAAGCAGTCAATATTCTGCATGAAGAATTTTTTGAATCGGAAATTAAACAAGTACATCTTTATATTTGTGGAACCGGTAACGTAGGCTCAAAATTGATCCGGCAGATCTATGATCAAAATCAATATTTGAGAGAAAACCTTCTCATCAACCTGAGAATAGCCGGACTTTCCAATAGCCGTAAAATGCTGTTTTCTGATCAGGGAATCTCCCCGGAAGATTATATCACCTGGAATGAAAACGGCCACGAAGCTTCAGTACACGATTTTGCACAGGAAATTATATCCCGGAACCTAAGAAACTCTGTCTTCATAGATATTACAGCAAGCTCCGAAATTCCGAAAGTGTATGAAGGTTTATTAAAAAGGAGTATCAATATTGTAGCCTGTAATAAAATTGCAGCTTCATCAGATTTTGACAATTATAAAACATTAAAGGATACCGCCAGAAATCACAACTGCAATTTCCACTTTGAAACCAATGTGGGAGCTGGCCTTCCCGTAATAGGAACCATTAATGATCTGATTAAAAGCGGAGATAAAATAACTTCTCTTGAAGCGGTACTTAGTGGAACCTTAAACTTTGTCTTCAATAATTATGATGGAAGCCGAATGTTTTCTGAAGTGGTAGCTCAGGCACAAAAGGAAGGCTATACAGAGCCGGATCCAAGACTCGACCTATCCGGAACTGATGTCGCCCGTAAAATTTTAATTCTTGCCAGAGAAGCTGGATATTCCCTTCAATTTGACGAAATTGAAAACGTAGGATTTCTTCCTGAAGCCTGCATGCTGGGAAGTGTAGACAACTTCTATGAAAAACTTACAGAACATGAAGACCATTTTAAAAAACTATGGTCAGACGCCCAGAGAGAAGGTAAAATATTGAAATATGTAGCTGAATTTAAAGATGGAAAAGCAAAAGTTGGTCTTCAGCATGTTTCTCCGGAAAGCGATCTCTTCCACCTGTACGGAAAAGACAATATTGTTATTTTCAAAACATTGAGGTATTCTGAGCAACCATTGGTTGTAAAAGGCGCCGGTGCAGGTGCCGAAGTGACCGCAAGTGGAATTTTCGCAGATATTATCCGTTCCGTTTAA
- a CDS encoding homoserine kinase yields the protein MKKVKLKVPATVANLVCGFDILGMAIHEPYDEMEIKLLDIPEIIIKHVDSFGLPEEASKNVAGVVLQKIHEHLKLTTGFEVTIRKHIKPGSGLGSSAASAAGAAFGANVLLGNILSDDEMIHFAMFGEELASGVRHADNIAPCIYGGITLVKSTVPIDIIPLNTPDLFVAAVHPQVEVKTSDSRQILKKTIPMKSAVEQWGNIAGLIAGIEKNDFSLIGRSLNDVIVEPIRSILIPKFDEIKTKSLQIGALGGGISGSGPSIFMLAEKKETAEKIAHLMKSVYNQMEIESYTYVSKINPTGIEIIEES from the coding sequence ATGAAAAAAGTAAAACTAAAAGTCCCGGCCACCGTTGCCAATCTGGTATGCGGGTTTGATATCCTGGGAATGGCCATCCATGAGCCTTACGATGAAATGGAAATCAAATTGCTTGACATCCCCGAAATCATTATAAAACATGTGGATTCCTTTGGACTTCCTGAAGAAGCTTCAAAAAATGTTGCCGGCGTGGTTCTTCAAAAAATTCACGAACACCTTAAACTTACTACCGGATTTGAGGTAACGATCCGAAAACATATCAAACCGGGAAGCGGGCTCGGCTCCAGTGCGGCAAGTGCCGCCGGAGCCGCCTTTGGAGCCAATGTATTATTGGGAAATATTTTATCTGATGATGAAATGATTCATTTTGCCATGTTTGGGGAGGAACTGGCATCCGGAGTACGCCATGCAGACAATATTGCACCCTGTATTTACGGAGGTATCACACTGGTGAAATCCACGGTTCCAATTGATATTATTCCACTGAATACTCCTGACTTATTTGTCGCAGCAGTACATCCTCAGGTTGAGGTAAAAACATCAGATTCAAGGCAGATTTTAAAGAAAACTATCCCTATGAAAAGTGCGGTAGAACAATGGGGAAACATTGCAGGACTCATAGCCGGAATAGAAAAAAATGATTTCTCTTTGATCGGAAGAAGTCTGAACGATGTGATTGTAGAACCTATACGGAGTATTTTAATTCCAAAATTTGATGAGATCAAAACAAAAAGCCTGCAAATCGGTGCGCTTGGAGGAGGAATTTCAGGATCCGGGCCTTCCATCTTTATGCTTGCAGAAAAAAAAGAAACGGCTGAAAAAATAGCCCATCTCATGAAATCTGTTTACAATCAGATGGAGATTGAAAGCTATACCTACGTTTCAAAAATAAATCCGACAGGAATTGAAATTATTGAAGAATCATAA
- the thrC gene encoding threonine synthase — protein MKYYNLKDKFEAVDFKTATIKSQGKDKGLFFPENIPQFEEDFITNLSQYSDQEIAYRCMKDFVGDEIPSEVLQTIVDETVNFEIPLKKINDTISVLELFHGPTLAFKDIGARFMSRCLSYFLKDQNKKVTVLVATSGDTGGAVAHGFYDLPGIEVVILYPKNRVSHVQEKQLTALGKNIFALEVNGSFDDCQNLVKQAFSDEEINNRLFLTSANSINIARWLPQQIYYLLALKQWQSIEQKAPVICVPSGNFGNICAGLLAHFRGLPAEHFIAACNSNDIIPEYLQTKNFKPKEALPTLSNAMDVGNPSNFVRILELFGHQFDSFKNKVSAYSTDDTDTMNTIKEVYKKYNYILDPHTAVAFASLKQYLEENPDKKGFILGTAHPVKFPEAVEKAIHLEIDIPEALNDLMTKEKKTVEINPDFEELRRFLLHQN, from the coding sequence ATGAAATATTATAATTTAAAAGACAAGTTTGAAGCGGTCGATTTCAAGACAGCAACTATAAAAAGCCAAGGTAAAGACAAAGGTTTATTTTTCCCTGAAAATATTCCTCAGTTTGAAGAAGATTTTATAACCAATCTGTCTCAATACTCTGATCAGGAAATTGCTTACCGTTGTATGAAAGACTTTGTAGGGGATGAAATTCCTTCCGAAGTATTACAGACCATTGTTGATGAAACAGTGAATTTTGAAATTCCTTTAAAAAAAATAAATGATACCATTTCCGTTTTAGAGCTTTTTCACGGACCTACACTGGCGTTTAAAGATATTGGCGCCCGGTTCATGAGCCGGTGCCTGTCTTATTTTTTAAAGGATCAAAATAAAAAAGTAACTGTTTTAGTGGCAACTTCAGGAGATACCGGCGGCGCAGTTGCCCATGGATTCTATGATCTTCCTGGAATTGAAGTTGTCATCCTTTATCCAAAAAACAGGGTCAGCCATGTTCAGGAAAAACAACTGACTGCTTTGGGCAAAAATATCTTTGCCCTGGAAGTCAACGGAAGTTTCGATGATTGTCAAAACCTTGTTAAACAAGCATTTTCTGATGAGGAAATAAATAACAGGCTATTTCTGACTTCGGCAAACTCTATTAATATTGCGAGATGGCTTCCACAACAGATATATTATTTATTAGCATTAAAGCAATGGCAGTCAATTGAACAAAAAGCACCTGTTATTTGTGTTCCGAGTGGTAATTTTGGTAATATTTGCGCAGGACTTCTGGCTCATTTCAGGGGACTTCCGGCAGAACATTTTATTGCCGCCTGTAATTCAAATGATATCATTCCCGAATATTTACAGACTAAAAATTTTAAACCAAAAGAAGCTTTGCCCACCTTATCCAATGCTATGGATGTGGGAAATCCAAGTAATTTTGTAAGAATTCTGGAACTCTTCGGGCATCAATTTGATTCATTTAAAAATAAAGTTTCAGCCTACTCCACTGATGACACAGACACAATGAATACCATTAAAGAAGTTTATAAAAAATACAATTATATTCTTGATCCGCATACTGCCGTAGCCTTTGCCTCCCTGAAGCAATATCTGGAGGAAAATCCGGATAAAAAGGGGTTTATCCTGGGAACCGCTCATCCTGTAAAATTCCCGGAAGCAGTAGAAAAGGCAATACATCTGGAAATCGATATTCCGGAAGCATTAAATGACTTAATGACAAAGGAGAAAAAAACTGTAGAAATAAATCCAGATTTTGAAGAATTAAGACGATTTTTGCTTCATCAAAATTAA
- the folB gene encoding dihydroneopterin aldolase, whose translation MSKIYLEDVKIYAYHGVLPEENIIGTYYIINAELHTDLWKASESDDLNDTISYADINDILHQEMKIKSKLLEHVAGRIISKIYNSFPQIDYIKLKITKTAPPMQGEMKGASIELEKSFKPEN comes from the coding sequence ATGAGCAAAATATATCTTGAAGATGTAAAAATATATGCCTATCATGGAGTTCTGCCTGAAGAAAATATTATAGGAACCTATTATATTATCAATGCGGAACTTCATACCGATCTCTGGAAAGCATCAGAATCCGATGATCTTAATGATACGATAAGCTACGCAGACATCAATGATATCCTTCATCAGGAGATGAAAATAAAATCAAAACTTCTGGAACATGTAGCAGGTAGAATTATTTCAAAAATTTATAATAGCTTTCCACAGATTGATTATATTAAGCTTAAAATCACAAAAACTGCCCCACCGATGCAGGGAGAGATGAAAGGAGCCAGCATTGAACTGGAAAAAAGTTTTAAGCCTGAAAATTAA
- a CDS encoding DUF4403 family protein, which translates to MKFVKILFLVTCINVFGQTGVDNQLAHYNFPKIRSSITMPVTIPLSELSNMVNASVKDLIYQDDSYTDNNNDQFKVKVWKTRPIRLVGGTSQNLLIEVPLKIWAEKGIGTLGVYTYQNTTFETVMSFNTTVSFKNNWTITTTTRPNGFRWVTKPVLDYGKIQIPITPIVEKNLKEQQEKFCKTIDQQMATQLNFQQYAVMAWNTFLQPFNISEEYNTWLKISPVGVNITPLKFYGNQITATLGLDIYSETFTGNKPGASLPVTSAANFNFSPTVADRFVLQTTANIPFTEASGMARKTFLNKEFDIRDSKVKVTDIRVYGVDNRVVIEAQTDGYIKGTSIISGIPVYDEAKRKIVLSDTKFKLKTTNILQKTASLLFQGKIVKMIEEEYGIPTQELEEASRKSIEDAFNKEYYKGLKMTGKVFNLKPSKILLSDTGITAVIDTNAALKLLVNGF; encoded by the coding sequence TTGAAATTCGTTAAAATATTATTTTTAGTTACCTGTATCAACGTTTTTGGACAAACCGGTGTTGATAATCAATTAGCCCATTACAATTTTCCAAAAATCAGATCGAGTATTACAATGCCTGTAACGATTCCACTTTCGGAACTGAGTAATATGGTTAATGCTTCTGTGAAAGATCTGATTTATCAGGACGATTCTTATACAGATAACAATAACGACCAGTTCAAGGTAAAAGTATGGAAAACAAGACCCATTCGCCTGGTTGGAGGTACCAGTCAAAATCTTTTGATTGAAGTTCCTTTAAAAATATGGGCAGAGAAAGGAATAGGAACTCTGGGTGTATACACCTATCAGAATACCACTTTTGAAACGGTCATGTCTTTCAACACTACGGTAAGTTTTAAAAACAACTGGACAATTACTACCACTACCCGTCCCAATGGTTTCAGATGGGTCACAAAACCCGTTCTGGATTATGGAAAAATTCAGATTCCAATCACTCCAATTGTTGAAAAGAATCTGAAAGAGCAACAGGAAAAGTTCTGCAAAACGATTGATCAGCAAATGGCTACCCAATTAAACTTCCAGCAGTATGCCGTAATGGCCTGGAATACTTTTTTACAACCGTTCAATATTTCAGAAGAATATAATACCTGGTTGAAAATAAGCCCTGTCGGAGTTAATATTACTCCGTTAAAATTCTATGGAAACCAGATCACGGCTACCCTTGGGCTTGATATCTACTCCGAAACTTTTACAGGAAATAAGCCGGGAGCTTCTTTACCGGTAACTTCAGCTGCCAATTTTAATTTTTCCCCTACTGTGGCGGATCGTTTTGTATTGCAGACTACGGCCAATATTCCTTTTACAGAAGCAAGTGGTATGGCCAGAAAAACTTTTTTAAATAAAGAATTTGATATTCGTGATTCCAAGGTTAAAGTGACAGACATCAGGGTATATGGTGTTGACAACAGAGTTGTGATTGAAGCCCAGACGGACGGTTATATTAAGGGAACATCCATTATTTCGGGAATTCCGGTTTATGATGAAGCAAAAAGGAAAATCGTTTTGTCTGATACGAAATTTAAACTCAAGACGACCAATATTCTGCAGAAAACCGCATCTCTCCTGTTTCAGGGAAAAATCGTAAAAATGATTGAAGAAGAATACGGAATTCCAACTCAGGAATTGGAAGAAGCATCAAGGAAAAGTATTGAAGACGCATTCAACAAAGAATATTACAAAGGTTTAAAAATGACCGGAAAAGTTTTCAACCTCAAACCCAGCAAAATTCTATTGAGCGATACCGGTATCACAGCGGTCATTGACACCAATGCAGCTTTAAAATTACTTGTTAATGGATTTTAA
- a CDS encoding RDD family protein produces the protein MRKYLAVVDRNRSQKMVRLAHLIIDRLVIYFIFIAFGFFSSLLYELTGIAFFFEIVQKMASVSKVTDILITASVYFIYIFLIEYFTKGRSIGKYITGSKVICIDGSEPTFKDYFIRNISRFVPLDAFSFIGENGWHDSWSETRVINLKNYKAERQAKSEIDELGRKEIA, from the coding sequence ATGAGAAAATATTTAGCCGTTGTAGACAGAAACAGGTCACAGAAAATGGTAAGATTGGCACATCTTATCATTGACAGACTTGTCATATATTTCATTTTTATTGCCTTTGGATTCTTTTCATCCTTACTTTATGAACTGACAGGTATCGCTTTCTTTTTCGAGATTGTTCAGAAAATGGCTTCCGTAAGTAAAGTCACAGATATCCTGATCACGGCTTCAGTTTATTTTATATACATTTTCCTTATTGAATATTTTACCAAAGGAAGATCTATCGGAAAATACATCACAGGAAGCAAAGTGATTTGTATTGATGGAAGCGAACCGACTTTTAAAGATTATTTTATCCGGAATATTTCCAGATTTGTCCCCCTGGATGCATTTTCTTTCATTGGAGAAAATGGCTGGCACGACAGCTGGAGTGAAACAAGGGTAATTAACCTTAAAAATTATAAAGCTGAAAGACAGGCAAAAAGCGAAATCGATGAGCTTGGAAGGAAAGAAATTGCATAA
- a CDS encoding glutathione synthase codes for MENKIFMKEDFVRNKDNEYELQFKVSEIGEGSNLITERLNEKNEYETVQVQIRRFDDFVFIVWDKPFDGRIFFDN; via the coding sequence ATGGAAAATAAAATTTTCATGAAAGAAGATTTCGTCAGAAATAAAGATAATGAGTACGAACTACAGTTTAAAGTGTCAGAAATAGGTGAAGGTTCTAATCTCATTACAGAAAGACTCAATGAAAAAAACGAATATGAAACAGTCCAGGTTCAAATACGAAGATTTGATGACTTTGTGTTTATCGTTTGGGATAAGCCATTTGATGGAAGAATATTTTTTGACAACTAA
- a CDS encoding glycosyltransferase family 2 protein: MIKFSILIAHYNNGKYFKDCYDSLIGQSYENWEVIIVDDASTDDSVEVIRSFINNDPRFKLYYNSTNKGCGFTKRECMKYAEGEICAYLDPDDALYPEALEKTAHEFISDHEIVAAYSQMMLCNNELTPDKVFASTKQIYNSRYFFNCPTQFAHFFTFKKEIYLKTSGINPKLKSAVDQDLYLKVLEYGDVKYIKEPLYLYRLHSNGISQQSAKKNAKESFARVIHDTMKRRGIKKINNQLVPESYTSSQEIYELLDYQTNKIHRLINKIKVTLNL, from the coding sequence GTGATAAAATTTTCTATACTTATAGCCCACTATAATAATGGAAAGTATTTTAAGGATTGTTATGACTCGTTAATCGGTCAGAGCTATGAAAATTGGGAAGTTATTATTGTAGATGATGCTTCTACTGATGATTCGGTAGAAGTGATAAGATCATTCATTAATAATGATCCCCGGTTTAAGCTGTATTACAATTCAACAAATAAAGGTTGTGGCTTTACCAAAAGAGAATGCATGAAATATGCAGAAGGTGAAATCTGCGCCTACTTAGATCCGGATGACGCCCTCTATCCGGAAGCCCTGGAAAAAACGGCACATGAATTCATCAGTGATCATGAGATTGTAGCAGCCTACTCTCAAATGATGTTATGTAATAATGAGCTTACACCCGACAAAGTTTTTGCCAGCACCAAGCAAATCTACAACAGCCGCTACTTTTTTAATTGCCCGACTCAGTTTGCTCACTTTTTTACCTTTAAAAAAGAAATTTATTTAAAGACCTCAGGTATTAATCCAAAATTAAAAAGTGCCGTAGATCAGGATTTATATTTAAAAGTACTGGAGTATGGTGATGTAAAATATATAAAAGAACCTCTCTATCTATACCGTCTTCATTCTAATGGGATCTCACAGCAAAGCGCAAAGAAAAATGCAAAAGAGTCCTTTGCAAGAGTAATCCACGACACCATGAAAAGAAGAGGTATAAAAAAAATAAACAACCAACTGGTCCCCGAATCTTATACCAGCTCTCAGGAAATCTATGAATTGCTTGACTATCAAACCAACAAAATTCATCGCCTCATCAATAAAATAAAGGTTACTTTAAATCTATAA
- a CDS encoding YMGG-like glycine zipper-containing protein produces MKKIILAGFLSVFLITACKKDDRTAEKSLDEQKLEFQARQLEIEKQKLAIEKEKLVYEAQKKADSISEKRAKATAENNSKPQVIRETRTVYRDRRSNSNSGGGSNGGYADNGTGTSQGTTKKKGMSKAAKGTIIGTVGGAAVGAIVAKNNRGLGAVIGGVVGGATGYTIGRSQDRKDGRVQPRR; encoded by the coding sequence ATGAAAAAGATAATATTAGCAGGTTTCTTATCCGTTTTTTTGATAACGGCCTGCAAGAAGGATGACAGAACAGCTGAGAAGTCTCTGGATGAACAGAAACTTGAATTTCAGGCGAGACAGCTTGAAATAGAAAAGCAGAAACTGGCTATTGAAAAAGAAAAACTAGTCTATGAGGCTCAGAAAAAAGCAGATAGCATTTCAGAAAAAAGAGCAAAAGCTACTGCTGAAAATAATTCAAAACCACAGGTGATAAGAGAGACAAGAACTGTATATAGAGACAGAAGATCAAACTCTAATTCCGGAGGCGGCAGTAACGGAGGTTATGCTGACAACGGAACTGGTACATCACAAGGAACTACAAAGAAAAAGGGAATGAGTAAAGCAGCTAAAGGTACAATCATTGGTACTGTTGGTGGAGCAGCGGTAGGAGCTATTGTTGCTAAGAATAACAGAGGTCTTGGTGCTGTAATCGGAGGTGTGGTAGGTGGAGCTACCGGATATACAATCGGTAGATCACAGGACAGAAAAGATGGAAGAGTACAACCTCGCAGATAA
- a CDS encoding LIC_10190 family membrane protein — protein sequence MILILLSSIFIIPVLMGWGKIVENVYGSLFQGISAKMLSGTLVLSLGWAIISFFTPLNIYVEIITVLLGLFFFFKNQLYHAFYQFSKKEYCLIAIVSGTILLAGSYYPYILDHFGYYVPTIRWLTEYGLIQGISNLDLTLGQMSVWHIFQAGFSNFSDPYLRINTILLLIYALYSIETKTWIHLCFIPVLLLFSQSPSPDLPAIVFSLIVLNELIAGHKNTVLLFALSILAFTIKPTMIWLPVLAFLYFTLIIKSNFRKLTFGILILFLFCIKNIWTFGYPLFPVALGDLGIPWKPNAEILKTSSHYAIQKTYDMQYSYEEIKQFSTWDHIKNWFFLNGIKSKINILFILSLIFFIVFACIKKRKTITLICISLLIKSILVLAFSAQYRFFIDVFFVLFFVLFYRYFDKRKSIIVFSAASLFFISLLSFPGFIQQYVPSFRLGNFMAGFEKEQLYKPSTYEYNQFQTFKLGNLKFNISKNYPYNFDTPLPAISPGYIFDDKRAGIFPQLKDKNDVRKGFIWKKLNPEEKMELEKIINNIKNTDK from the coding sequence ATGATATTGATTCTACTTTCTTCGATCTTCATTATTCCGGTCTTAATGGGCTGGGGAAAAATCGTGGAAAATGTATACGGCAGTCTATTTCAGGGCATCTCAGCAAAAATGTTGTCGGGAACTCTCGTTTTAAGTCTGGGATGGGCGATCATTTCTTTTTTTACACCGTTAAACATTTATGTAGAAATTATTACTGTTTTGTTGGGCTTGTTTTTCTTTTTCAAGAATCAACTTTATCATGCTTTTTATCAATTTTCAAAAAAAGAATATTGCCTGATAGCAATTGTTTCGGGGACTATTTTATTGGCGGGATCTTATTATCCTTATATATTAGATCATTTTGGATATTATGTACCTACCATCAGGTGGCTTACCGAATATGGTCTGATTCAAGGAATTTCCAATCTCGATCTTACACTGGGACAAATGTCGGTATGGCATATTTTTCAGGCTGGATTTTCAAATTTCTCAGATCCTTATTTGAGGATCAATACGATTCTCCTGCTTATTTATGCTCTCTATAGTATTGAAACAAAAACCTGGATCCATCTGTGTTTTATTCCTGTTCTTCTCCTGTTCTCACAATCTCCAAGCCCTGATCTTCCGGCCATTGTTTTTTCTTTGATTGTTTTAAATGAACTTATTGCAGGTCACAAAAACACGGTTTTACTTTTTGCCTTATCTATTTTAGCTTTTACCATTAAGCCAACTATGATATGGCTCCCGGTACTGGCTTTCTTGTATTTTACATTAATTATTAAATCAAATTTCAGAAAACTTACTTTCGGAATATTAATTCTCTTTTTATTCTGTATTAAAAATATCTGGACATTTGGATATCCGTTATTTCCTGTTGCATTGGGTGATCTCGGGATACCCTGGAAACCGAATGCTGAAATTTTAAAAACGTCCTCGCATTATGCCATTCAGAAAACGTATGACATGCAGTATTCTTATGAGGAAATTAAACAATTTTCAACATGGGATCATATAAAAAACTGGTTTTTTCTGAATGGTATCAAATCGAAAATAAATATACTGTTCATCCTGAGCCTGATATTCTTCATCGTTTTTGCCTGTATAAAGAAAAGAAAAACAATCACTTTAATTTGTATTTCATTACTGATCAAAAGCATATTGGTACTGGCATTTTCAGCTCAGTACAGATTTTTTATTGATGTTTTTTTTGTATTATTTTTTGTATTGTTCTACAGGTATTTTGATAAAAGAAAATCAATCATTGTATTTTCAGCGGCAAGCTTATTTTTCATTTCTCTATTATCTTTTCCTGGCTTTATACAGCAATATGTACCGAGTTTCAGACTGGGAAATTTCATGGCAGGATTTGAAAAAGAACAACTTTATAAACCGTCGACCTATGAATATAATCAGTTTCAAACATTTAAATTGGGGAATCTAAAGTTTAATATTTCCAAAAATTATCCCTACAATTTTGACACTCCCCTTCCTGCAATTTCTCCAGGTTATATTTTTGATGATAAAAGAGCAGGTATTTTCCCTCAACTTAAGGACAAAAATGATGTTAGAAAAGGATTTATCTGGAAAAAGCTCAATCCCGAGGAAAAAATGGAATTGGAAAAGATTATCAATAATATCAAAAACACTGATAAATAG